In Falco biarmicus isolate bFalBia1 chromosome 5, bFalBia1.pri, whole genome shotgun sequence, a single genomic region encodes these proteins:
- the DMTF1 gene encoding cyclin-D-binding Myb-like transcription factor 1 isoform X1, whose product MSTVKEESDTVTIETVNSVTLTQDTEGNLILHCPQNEADEVDSEDSTEPPHKRLCLSEDDQSLDDSTPCISVVAVPISENDQSFEVTMTATTEVAEDEINEGTVTQIQILQDEQLDEISPMGNEEVSAVSQAWFTTKEDKDSLTNKGHKWKQGMWSKEEIDILMSNIERYLKARGIKDATEIIFEMSKDERKDFYRTIAWGLNRPLFAVYRRVLRMYDDRNHVGKYTPEEIEKLKELRTKHGNDWATIGAALGRSASSVKDRCRLMKDTCNTGKWTEKEERRLAEVVHELTSTEPGDIVTQGVSWAAVAERVGTRSEKQCRSKWLNYLNWKQSGGTEWTKEDEINLILRIAELEVSDENDINWDLLAEGWSSVRSPQWLRSKWWTIKRQIANHKDVSFPVLIKGLKQLHENQKNNPGHLLSENKSGSGLPNTNSSSGVQHVQIRVARLEENTGNTPSPMAALQIPVQITHVSSTDSPAATVDSETITLNSGTLQTFEILPSFHLQPTGTPGTYLLQTSSSQGLPLTLTTSPTMTLTAATAPASPEQIIVHALSPEHLLNTSDNVTVQCHTPSVIIRTVAAEDISSSVTQAELTVDSDIQSADLTDPANTLETNTFPDDIHQSKLSDEEQSAYNEDDASKFSSNSSELMDGIIVRTVEEISDASLKQEEDSHSDLPSTYVTEELGSPTIEEQVDQPTIDDETVLIVPSSHGFIQSTDDIDSESVLPLTTLTDPILQHHGDGSHIIGSSLGSPELEDSKDVEDLVSCH is encoded by the exons ATGAGCACAGTCAAAGAAGAGTCTGACACAGTGACAATAGAAACCGTGAACTCTGTGACTTTGACTCAGGACACTGAAGGGAACCTTATACTTCATTGCCCTCAAAATG AAGCTGATGAAGTAGACTCTGAAGACAGCACTGAACCTCCACACAAGAGGCTTTGCTTATCAGAGGATGATCAAAGCCTTGATGATTCCACTCCATGCATTTCTGTTGTTGCAGTTCCAA TTTCAGAAAATGATCAGAGCTTTGAGGTGACCATGACTGCTACCACTGAGGTAGCTGAAGATGAGATTAACGAAGGAACTGTCACTCAGATTCAG ATTCTTCAGGATGAACAACTGGATGAAATCTCCCCAATGGGCAATGAAGAAGTGTCAGCTGTTAGTCAAGCCTGGTTCACTACTAAAGAGGATAAGGATTCTCTAACAAATAAAG GCCATAAGTGGAAGCAAGGGATGTGGTCAAAGGAAGAAATTGACATTTTGATGAGTAACATTGAGCGTTATTTAAAG GCCCGTGGAATAAAAGATGCCActgaaattatatttgaaatgtcaaaagatgaaagaaaagacttttaCAGGACAATAGCTTGGGGTCTGAATCGACCGCTCTTTGCTGTCTATAGAAGAGTTCTTCGCATGTATGATGACAGAAACCATGTTGGAAA GTATACTCCTGAGGAAATTGAAAAACTTAAAGA GCTGAGAACAAAGCATGGTAACGATTGGGCCACAATAGGAGCTGCACTGGGGAGAAGTGCTTCATCTGTAAAAGATAGATGTCGACTGATGAAGGATACCTGCAACACAG ggaagtggacagagaaagaagaaagaagactAGCAGAAGTAGTACATGAGCTAACTAGCACGGAACCGGGTGACATTGTCACACAAGGTGTATCGTGGGCTGCTGTGGCAGAACGGGTTGGGACGCGCTCTGAAAAGCAATGCCGCTCTAAATGGCTCAACTATCTCAACTGGAAACAAAGTGGGGGCACTGAGTGGACCAAGGAAGATGAAATAAATCTGATCTTGAG GATAGCGGAACTTGAAGTTTCTGATGAAAATGACATCAATTGGGATTTACTAGCTGAAGGATGGAGTAGTGTACGCTCACCACAGTGGCTCCGGAGTAAATGGTGGACCATTAAAAGACAGATTGCAAACCACAAAGATGTTTCATTCCCTG TGCTGATAAAAGGTCTTAAACAACTCCATGAGAACCAGAAAAACAATCCAGGGCACCTGCTTTCGGAGAACAAGTCTGGAAGTGGATTACCAAACACAAACTCCAGTTCGGGGGTTCAGCATGTGCAGATTCGAGTGGCTCGCTTAGAGGAGAACACAGGCAACACACCAAGCCCTATGGCAGCTTTGCAGATTCCAGTCCAGATTACACATGTCT CCTCAACCGATTCCCCTGCTGCTACTGTTGACTCTGAGACAATAACACTAAACAGTGGAACACTACAGACCTTTGAGATTCTTCCA TCTTTCCATCTCCAGCCGACTGGAACACCAGGTACATACTTACTGCAGACAAGCTCAAGCCAAGGCCTTCCTTTAACACTGACGACTAGTCCTACCATGACCCTAACGGCTGCTACTGCTCCAGCCTCCCCAGAACAGATCATAGTTCATGCCTTATCG CCAGAGCATTTGTTAAATACAAGTGACAATGTCACAGTGCAGTGCCACACACCAAGTGTCATAATCCGCACTGTTGCTGCTGAAGATATCTCCTCGTCTGTCACTCAGGCAGAACTTACTGTTGATTCAGACATTCAGTCGGCTGACCTGACAGATCCTGCCAATACCCTAGAAACAAATACTTTCCCAGATGATATCCATCAGTCCAAGTTGAGTGATGAAGAACAGTCAGCCTACAATGAAGATGATGCCTCCAAATTCAGCAGCAATAGCAGTGAACTGATGGATGGAATTATAGTAAGAACTGTGGAGGAGATTTCAGATGCCAGCCTGAAACAGGAGGAGGATTCTCACTCTGATTTACCCAGCACTTACGTTACTGAG GAGCTGGGTTCTCCAACAATAGAAGAACAAGTTGACCAGCCTACAATAGATGATGAGACTGTGCTTATTGTTCCTTCCTCCCATGGTTTTATCCAGTCAACAGATGATATAGACAGCGAATCAGTCTTGCCCCTGACAACTCTAACAG ATCCTATCCTACAGCATCATGGAGACGGGTCACACATTATCGGCTCATCGCTGGGCAGTCCTGAATTGGAAGATTCAAAGGATGTTGAAGATTTAGTGAGCTGTCACTGA
- the DMTF1 gene encoding cyclin-D-binding Myb-like transcription factor 1 isoform X2 gives MWSKEEIDILMSNIERYLKARGIKDATEIIFEMSKDERKDFYRTIAWGLNRPLFAVYRRVLRMYDDRNHVGKYTPEEIEKLKELRTKHGNDWATIGAALGRSASSVKDRCRLMKDTCNTGKWTEKEERRLAEVVHELTSTEPGDIVTQGVSWAAVAERVGTRSEKQCRSKWLNYLNWKQSGGTEWTKEDEINLILRIAELEVSDENDINWDLLAEGWSSVRSPQWLRSKWWTIKRQIANHKDVSFPVLIKGLKQLHENQKNNPGHLLSENKSGSGLPNTNSSSGVQHVQIRVARLEENTGNTPSPMAALQIPVQITHVSSTDSPAATVDSETITLNSGTLQTFEILPSFHLQPTGTPGTYLLQTSSSQGLPLTLTTSPTMTLTAATAPASPEQIIVHALSPEHLLNTSDNVTVQCHTPSVIIRTVAAEDISSSVTQAELTVDSDIQSADLTDPANTLETNTFPDDIHQSKLSDEEQSAYNEDDASKFSSNSSELMDGIIVRTVEEISDASLKQEEDSHSDLPSTYVTEELGSPTIEEQVDQPTIDDETVLIVPSSHGFIQSTDDIDSESVLPLTTLTDPILQHHGDGSHIIGSSLGSPELEDSKDVEDLVSCH, from the exons ATGTGGTCAAAGGAAGAAATTGACATTTTGATGAGTAACATTGAGCGTTATTTAAAG GCCCGTGGAATAAAAGATGCCActgaaattatatttgaaatgtcaaaagatgaaagaaaagacttttaCAGGACAATAGCTTGGGGTCTGAATCGACCGCTCTTTGCTGTCTATAGAAGAGTTCTTCGCATGTATGATGACAGAAACCATGTTGGAAA GTATACTCCTGAGGAAATTGAAAAACTTAAAGA GCTGAGAACAAAGCATGGTAACGATTGGGCCACAATAGGAGCTGCACTGGGGAGAAGTGCTTCATCTGTAAAAGATAGATGTCGACTGATGAAGGATACCTGCAACACAG ggaagtggacagagaaagaagaaagaagactAGCAGAAGTAGTACATGAGCTAACTAGCACGGAACCGGGTGACATTGTCACACAAGGTGTATCGTGGGCTGCTGTGGCAGAACGGGTTGGGACGCGCTCTGAAAAGCAATGCCGCTCTAAATGGCTCAACTATCTCAACTGGAAACAAAGTGGGGGCACTGAGTGGACCAAGGAAGATGAAATAAATCTGATCTTGAG GATAGCGGAACTTGAAGTTTCTGATGAAAATGACATCAATTGGGATTTACTAGCTGAAGGATGGAGTAGTGTACGCTCACCACAGTGGCTCCGGAGTAAATGGTGGACCATTAAAAGACAGATTGCAAACCACAAAGATGTTTCATTCCCTG TGCTGATAAAAGGTCTTAAACAACTCCATGAGAACCAGAAAAACAATCCAGGGCACCTGCTTTCGGAGAACAAGTCTGGAAGTGGATTACCAAACACAAACTCCAGTTCGGGGGTTCAGCATGTGCAGATTCGAGTGGCTCGCTTAGAGGAGAACACAGGCAACACACCAAGCCCTATGGCAGCTTTGCAGATTCCAGTCCAGATTACACATGTCT CCTCAACCGATTCCCCTGCTGCTACTGTTGACTCTGAGACAATAACACTAAACAGTGGAACACTACAGACCTTTGAGATTCTTCCA TCTTTCCATCTCCAGCCGACTGGAACACCAGGTACATACTTACTGCAGACAAGCTCAAGCCAAGGCCTTCCTTTAACACTGACGACTAGTCCTACCATGACCCTAACGGCTGCTACTGCTCCAGCCTCCCCAGAACAGATCATAGTTCATGCCTTATCG CCAGAGCATTTGTTAAATACAAGTGACAATGTCACAGTGCAGTGCCACACACCAAGTGTCATAATCCGCACTGTTGCTGCTGAAGATATCTCCTCGTCTGTCACTCAGGCAGAACTTACTGTTGATTCAGACATTCAGTCGGCTGACCTGACAGATCCTGCCAATACCCTAGAAACAAATACTTTCCCAGATGATATCCATCAGTCCAAGTTGAGTGATGAAGAACAGTCAGCCTACAATGAAGATGATGCCTCCAAATTCAGCAGCAATAGCAGTGAACTGATGGATGGAATTATAGTAAGAACTGTGGAGGAGATTTCAGATGCCAGCCTGAAACAGGAGGAGGATTCTCACTCTGATTTACCCAGCACTTACGTTACTGAG GAGCTGGGTTCTCCAACAATAGAAGAACAAGTTGACCAGCCTACAATAGATGATGAGACTGTGCTTATTGTTCCTTCCTCCCATGGTTTTATCCAGTCAACAGATGATATAGACAGCGAATCAGTCTTGCCCCTGACAACTCTAACAG ATCCTATCCTACAGCATCATGGAGACGGGTCACACATTATCGGCTCATCGCTGGGCAGTCCTGAATTGGAAGATTCAAAGGATGTTGAAGATTTAGTGAGCTGTCACTGA
- the TMEM243 gene encoding transmembrane protein 243 — protein MEGFAARGYGTGGPDNRPLFGETSARDRVINLVVGGLTSLLLVVTLISAFVFPQLPPKPVNIFFAFCISLCCISAGILIYWYRQGDLEPKFRNLIYYILFSIVMLCICANLYFHEVGK, from the exons ATGGAGGGCTTCGCCGCCCGCGGCTACGGCACCGGCGGGCCCGACAACCGGCCGCTCTTCGGGGAGACCTCGGCCAGG gacagaGTCATCAATCTAGTTGTTGGCGGCTTAACATCCTTGCTGCTTGTA GTCACTCTAATCAGTGCGTTTGTCTTCCCGCAACTACCTCCAAAACctgtgaatatattttttgctttctgcatctCCTTGTGTTGCATTTCTGCTGGCATACTT ATCTACTGGTATCGACAAGGAGACCTGGAACCTAAATTCAGGAACCTAATTTActatatattattttctattgTCATGTTATGTATATGTGCCAACCTGTACTTCCATGAAGTGGGTAAATGA